One window of the Neorickettsia findlayensis genome contains the following:
- the rplD gene encoding 50S ribosomal protein L4, whose product MSSLEVGVLDFGASSLAGSIAVDRALIEVPFRPDLLSLVINWQLAKRRAGTHKTKGISEVSGTTRKPYRQKGTGRARQGSLRAPQFRKGGIVFGPVVRQHGFSVNKKVRSLALRSALSMRFAEGRLFVLESCKLGEYKAAALLRWLTSNTELSAGKKFLIVTEEKNESLLRAASNLHWVKVLWGSSANVYDVVLHDFVLLEKASVDVLVERLLK is encoded by the coding sequence ATGAGTAGTCTAGAGGTGGGAGTTTTGGATTTTGGTGCCAGCAGTCTGGCGGGGAGTATCGCGGTTGATCGTGCACTTATAGAGGTGCCGTTTCGCCCTGATCTGCTGAGTCTTGTAATAAATTGGCAGCTTGCAAAAAGACGTGCTGGCACTCACAAGACGAAGGGTATCTCTGAGGTTAGTGGTACCACTAGAAAACCGTATAGACAGAAGGGCACCGGTAGGGCAAGACAAGGTAGTTTGCGTGCTCCTCAGTTTCGTAAGGGTGGAATTGTCTTTGGGCCAGTAGTGAGGCAGCATGGTTTCTCTGTCAATAAAAAGGTTAGATCTCTTGCCCTTCGTTCAGCTTTATCAATGAGATTTGCTGAGGGTCGCTTGTTTGTGCTCGAGAGTTGCAAGTTGGGTGAGTATAAAGCTGCCGCGTTACTGAGATGGCTTACTTCAAATACCGAGTTATCTGCAGGTAAGAAATTTCTTATTGTAACAGAGGAAAAAAACGAAAGTCTGCTCAGGGCGGCTTCAAATTTACATTGGGTTAAGGTCTTATGGGGATCGTCTGCTAATGTATACGATGTAGTCTTGCATGACTTCGTGCTGCTCGAAAAGGCATCTGTTGATGTATTAGTTGAGAGGTTGCTGAAATGA
- a CDS encoding 50S ribosomal protein L23, which produces MRLDLIGPLVVTEKSCLLKDSLGKVSVFAPVSATKQQVRSLFLKKFKDIKILAVNSVLTHGKSKRFKGKSGKRSDRKKFILTIDGGSQLDLGRL; this is translated from the coding sequence ATGAGGCTCGATTTAATAGGCCCTTTGGTGGTCACTGAGAAGTCATGTTTGCTAAAGGATTCATTGGGAAAGGTTTCGGTTTTCGCGCCTGTCTCTGCGACCAAGCAGCAAGTTAGGTCCCTTTTCTTGAAAAAGTTCAAGGACATAAAGATTCTTGCAGTTAATTCCGTCCTTACTCATGGGAAGAGTAAGCGTTTTAAGGGTAAATCAGGTAAACGCTCTGATAGGAAAAAGTTTATCCTTACTATAGATGGTGGTTCCCAGCTTGATTTAGGTAGGTTGTAG
- the rplB gene encoding 50S ribosomal protein L2, which translates to MPVKNLKPFNASSRGAVLIDYSGVWRGSPEKKLLVPKRSGSGRNNAGRITVRHRGGRGKVRYRLVSFSRFSSGTPLFTKAVVERIEYDPNRTAFIALVRDSKTGLRSYIIAPEGLKKGDVLSTDVFDDIAPGSCMPLEKVPLGTAVHNIELKPGAGGQLVRSAGSSARVIARDGNYTLVSLPSGEKRLILSTCRVTIGTVSNADRENTKLGKAGRSRWLGRRPSVRGVAMNPVDHPMGGGEGKTSGGRHPVSPWGFSSKGKKTRNPNKLSSKFIKSKKR; encoded by the coding sequence ATGCCGGTTAAGAATTTAAAGCCTTTTAATGCCTCCTCCAGGGGTGCGGTCTTGATTGATTATTCTGGAGTCTGGCGTGGGTCGCCCGAGAAAAAATTACTTGTTCCCAAGAGATCAGGTTCTGGTAGGAATAATGCTGGTCGGATTACCGTTAGGCATAGGGGTGGTAGAGGTAAAGTAAGATATAGGTTGGTCAGTTTTAGTCGTTTTTCGTCTGGTACTCCGCTTTTCACAAAGGCGGTTGTTGAGAGAATTGAGTATGATCCCAATAGAACAGCGTTTATTGCTTTAGTTCGTGATTCCAAGACTGGTCTGCGTTCGTACATTATTGCTCCAGAGGGTCTTAAGAAGGGTGATGTACTTTCAACAGATGTTTTTGATGATATTGCTCCAGGGTCGTGTATGCCCTTAGAAAAGGTACCTCTGGGTACGGCGGTACACAATATTGAGTTGAAACCCGGTGCTGGAGGGCAGCTTGTTCGTTCTGCAGGTAGTAGTGCGCGTGTGATTGCCAGGGATGGGAATTACACACTTGTTAGTTTGCCTTCCGGAGAGAAGCGGTTGATTCTGTCAACCTGTCGTGTTACGATTGGCACGGTTTCCAACGCGGATAGAGAAAATACTAAGCTAGGTAAGGCTGGAAGGTCTAGATGGCTTGGTAGAAGACCCTCCGTGAGAGGTGTTGCGATGAACCCGGTAGATCATCCTATGGGTGGAGGAGAAGGAAAAACTTCGGGTGGGCGTCACCCTGTTTCTCCTTGGGGCTTCTCTAGCAAGGGTAAGAAAACTAGGAATCCCAATAAGTTGAGCTCGAAGTTTATTAAGTCGAAGAAGAGGTAG
- the rpsS gene encoding 30S ribosomal protein S19: protein MPRSVWKGPFCDNYVIKLARRARGNPNALIKIRSRRSVILPAFVGYTFGVYNGKVFIPVKVNENMVGHKFGEFSPTRTFNGHSGDRKVNKK from the coding sequence ATGCCTAGGTCTGTCTGGAAGGGTCCATTCTGCGATAACTATGTTATAAAGTTAGCGAGAAGAGCTAGAGGCAATCCTAATGCTCTGATCAAGATAAGGTCGAGAAGGTCTGTTATACTCCCTGCTTTTGTTGGCTATACTTTTGGAGTCTACAATGGCAAAGTGTTTATTCCTGTTAAAGTGAATGAGAACATGGTTGGTCACAAGTTTGGTGAATTCTCTCCGACTAGGACATTTAACGGACATAGTGGAGATAGAAAGGTGAACAAAAAATGA
- the rplV gene encoding 50S ribosomal protein L22 — MRAEYRNMKSSVQKINLVADVIRGKGVGAARSQLLFLKKALARPLSKVLMSSVANAQNNFGVDPDNLYVKEVFVGKGMSLKRFAARARGRSASIRKHYSNVSILLGVLDGSKG; from the coding sequence ATGAGAGCTGAGTACAGAAATATGAAATCAAGTGTCCAGAAGATAAATCTGGTTGCTGATGTAATTCGTGGTAAGGGTGTCGGTGCTGCGAGATCGCAGCTTTTGTTTTTGAAAAAGGCTTTAGCTAGGCCACTTTCTAAGGTTTTGATGTCGTCTGTTGCAAATGCTCAAAATAACTTTGGCGTCGATCCAGATAATTTGTACGTGAAGGAAGTTTTTGTGGGTAAGGGAATGTCTCTAAAGAGGTTTGCTGCTCGTGCACGTGGTAGATCTGCTTCTATTAGAAAGCACTACTCGAATGTATCTATATTATTAGGGGTTTTGGATGGGTCAAAAGGTTAA
- the rpsC gene encoding 30S ribosomal protein S3, whose amino-acid sequence MGQKVNPVGFRLWTHGSHASIWYSKPCDYARTVTEDYFITKYVESSFAHVGISKVIIKRKGAACDITLYCVKPGLIIGRKGADLESFKLKLNKKFGFIPNLNIVEVKKPNSSAVLVAKSIAFQLEKRSSFRRVIKKAIATVMRESDVRGVKVACSGRLSGAEIARTEVFKEGSVPLHTMRADIDYWVAEAHTTYGVIGVKVWIYRGNIFRV is encoded by the coding sequence ATGGGTCAAAAGGTTAATCCTGTTGGTTTTAGGTTGTGGACACACGGTTCGCATGCTTCTATTTGGTATAGTAAGCCTTGCGATTACGCTAGGACTGTTACCGAAGATTATTTTATTACCAAGTATGTGGAAAGTAGCTTTGCTCATGTTGGTATATCCAAAGTGATTATAAAACGAAAGGGTGCAGCTTGTGATATTACACTTTATTGTGTAAAACCTGGTCTGATAATTGGGAGAAAGGGTGCTGATCTTGAATCTTTCAAGCTTAAGTTGAATAAAAAGTTTGGTTTTATTCCAAATCTAAACATAGTCGAGGTAAAGAAGCCTAACAGCAGTGCGGTATTAGTGGCGAAGAGTATTGCTTTTCAACTTGAGAAACGTTCTTCTTTTAGAAGGGTGATAAAAAAAGCCATAGCTACTGTGATGAGGGAGAGCGATGTGAGGGGTGTGAAGGTTGCTTGTTCTGGCAGGCTGTCCGGAGCTGAAATTGCTCGTACAGAAGTTTTTAAAGAAGGTTCCGTTCCTCTGCATACTATGAGGGCTGATATTGACTATTGGGTCGCTGAAGCTCACACGACGTACGGTGTGATAGGTGTAAAGGTTTGGATATACAGAGGTAACATATTTAGGGTATAG
- the rplP gene encoding 50S ribosomal protein L16 — translation MLAPKKLKHKKFRKVRFSDASARGSELAFGEFGLKAIGSARLNGRQIESARRVITRIVSKTGKLWINVFPGIPLTRKPTDVRMGGGKGSVDSYIFAISPGRVLFELGGVDRERAKLALCKASAKLPFAAKFVERVSSEL, via the coding sequence ATGCTTGCACCAAAGAAATTAAAGCACAAGAAGTTTAGAAAAGTTAGGTTTTCAGATGCGAGTGCTAGGGGTTCTGAGTTAGCTTTCGGGGAGTTTGGTCTCAAGGCAATTGGGAGTGCTAGGCTCAATGGGAGGCAAATAGAATCTGCACGTAGAGTGATAACCAGAATTGTTTCAAAAACAGGAAAGCTTTGGATAAATGTTTTTCCAGGAATTCCTCTGACGCGTAAGCCCACTGATGTTCGGATGGGTGGTGGTAAGGGCTCTGTCGACTCTTACATTTTTGCTATTTCTCCAGGTAGGGTGCTTTTTGAGCTGGGTGGTGTGGACAGGGAAAGGGCTAAGCTTGCTCTATGCAAGGCGTCTGCTAAGCTTCCTTTTGCTGCGAAATTTGTTGAGAGGGTATCTTCTGAGCTATGA